A genomic window from Nematostella vectensis chromosome 9, jaNemVect1.1, whole genome shotgun sequence includes:
- the LOC5502301 gene encoding transmembrane protein 147, producing MTLFHFGNCLALAYFPYFIVYKCSGLSEYSPFWRCVKAGGAYIVTQLCKMLVLATFFPTSDILPGSIDYIGEFLRSTVDFADLVGLYLVMTKIAGKGELKVLVAGLGWSTAELIMTRLLPLWVGARGVEFDWKYMQMSFDANISLIHHIAIAALVWLWSRHDLHRSFLPVVMVFLALGCYKPLIVEVISHTLGVTSWSLLLLKFSFSACVGFVALQLYLALTTEAVNHRQ from the exons ATGACTCTTTTCCACTTTGGAAACTGTTTAGCTTTAGCCTATTTTCCATATTTTATAGTCTACAAATGTTCTGGATT atCTGAATACAGCCCGTTCTGGCGATGTGTAAAAGCAGGAGGAGCCTACATAGTAACACAGCTGTGCAAG ATGTTAGTACTTGCTACATTTTTCCCAACATCTGATATCCTTCCAGGAAGTATAGACTACATAGGG GAATTCCTGAGGTCTACTGTAGACTTTGCTGATCTTGTTGGCCTGTACCTGGTCATGACAAAGATTGCTGGTAAAGGAGAGCTCAAAGTTTTAGTAGCTGGTCTGG GCTGGTCAACGGCAGAGCTGATCATGACAAGGCTCCTCCCCCTTTGGGTCGGCGCCAGGGGTGTAGAGTTTGACTGGAAGTACATGCAAATGAGCTTTGATGCAAATATCAGCTTG ATCCACCACATCGCTATCGCCGCCTTGGTCTGGCTGTGGAGCAGGCATGACTTGCACCGGTCGTTCCTGCCTGTTGTCATGGTTTTCCTAGCTCTTGGCTGCTATAAACCGCTCATTGTTGA AGTCATTAGCCACACCCTTGGGGTCACATCCTGGTCACTTTTGCTGCTTAAGTTCTCCTTCTCGGCTTGTGTTGGCTTTGTTGCCCTGCAACTCTACCTTGCCCTCACTACCGAGGCTGTCAATCATCGACAATGA
- the LOC116609798 gene encoding porphobilinogen deaminase: MSSSSESPRVIKVGTRDSQLAMIQTNFIVCKLKKLQPELSVELVSMKTIGDEVLDKALPKIGETNLFTKELELALAAGKVDFLVHSLKDLPSLLPEGMGLAAIYCRDDPRDAVIFHAKHKGASLASLPEGSNIGTSSLRRVAQLKRNFPHLKFESIRGNLNTRLRKLDEGDKYDAIVLAKAGLDRMGWEERTDQVLTPKECLYAVGQGALAVELNVSDLKTFELISQLFDFNTTVRCATERSFLRTLEGGCSVPVGVHTELIGDQLTLTGAVLSLDGSECIQETMTKDIPPMSDKGSGQPSMGVTSILVPAHMWPAVHAGEELGHALAQSLIKQGANSILAAARQGTAN; the protein is encoded by the exons ATGTCTTCGAGTAGTGAAAGCCCGAGAGTTATAAAAGTTGGCACAAGGGATAGCCAG CTTGCAATGATCCAGACAAACTTTATTGTTTGCAAACTCAAGAAGCTACAGCCAGAACTTTCAGTCGAGCTAG TATCAATGAAGACCATAGGAGATGAAGTGTTGGACAAAGCCTTACCAAAG ATCGGGGAAACTAATTTATTTACCAAAGAACTAGAACTTGCACTAGCTGCTGGGAA GGTTGATTTCCTTGTCCACTCACTTAAGGATCTGCCATCTCTTCTACCTGAAGGCATGGGTCTGGCAGCTATTTACTG TCGTGATGACCCCCGTGACGCCGTCATTTTTCACGCCAAGCACAAAGGTGCATCTTTGGCTTCCCTCCCTGAAGGAAG CAATATTGGGACAAGTTCTCTTCGTCGAGTGGCCCAGCTGAAAAGAAACTTTCCTCATCTTAAATTTGAAAGTATT AGAGGAAATCTGAACACTCGGCTAAGAAAGCTGGATGAAGGTGACAAGTACGATGCCATTGTGCTGGCTAAAGCTGGTTTGGACAGAATGGGGTGGGAAGAGAGGACAGACCAG GTGTTGACTCCTAAGGAGTGTTTATATGCGGTTGGCCAG GGTGCCCTTGCAGTTGAATTGAACGTGTCTGACTTGAAGACCTTCGAGCTGATTTCTCAACTTTTTGACTTCAACACGACTGTACGCTGTGCAACCGAGAGATCCTTCCTCAGAACTCTG GAGGGAGGGTGCAGTGTTCCTGTTGGAGTCCACACCGAGCTTATTGGTGATCAG TTGACTTTGACTGGTGCGGTGTTGAGCCTGGACGGGTCAGAGTGCATACAAGAGACAATGACCAAAGACATCCCTCCGATGAGTGACAAGGGAAGTGGCCAGCCCTCTATGGGCGTCACATCAATCCTGGTCCCTGCGCACATGTGGCCCGCGGTGCATGCTGGGGAGGAATTAGGGCATGCGCTTGCGCAGTCCCTCATCAAGCAAGGAGCCAATAGCATTCTAGCAGCCGCAAGACAGGGAACAGCTAACTAA
- the LOC5502306 gene encoding borealin: MPPRKKNRQQVSKRKRPVLPDGSIDSSMQLEDRRHKLDDYLNDFDIHAEEIMKRMRIHGNTMISKIRAIYRQEIMKYSNDTRKMKLCDFLAQGGEVNNAAMKEASNNLTELANAVFKNAPQTSERPPLTEAHGNADFATPAPVTTGRTTRSTAKRTGTAAKRAPRTAKRNQTKTENQFVTPAASRLPQNYQTPFVTPKFDPRLPITPAFLREAKAGERIMSLSGSPLANRSAPETVEAFIPIGEGKTFQLSSATELSPRSLPTLNDVGRKNLELLQMQLSRLLKVPNT, from the exons ATGCCTCCAAGAAAGAAGAATAGACAACAAGTTAGTAAAAGGAAGCGTCCAGTTCTTCCTGATGGCAGTATCGATTCGTCGATGCAGCTCGAAGACAGGCGACATAAACTGGATGACTACCTCAACGACTTCGATATCCATG CGGAAGAAATAATGAAGAGGATGCGCATACATGGAAATACAATGATCAGCAAAATCCGTGCCATATACAGACAAGAGATTATGAAATACTCTAAT GACACCAGGAAAATGAAACTATGTGACTTTTTAG CCCAGGGAGGGGAAGTGAATAATGCAGCAATGAAAGAG GCATCAAATAATTTAACAGAGCTCGCCAATGCTGTCTTTAAAAATGCCCCTCAAACAAG TGAGAGACCCCCATTGACTGAAGCTCATGGAAATGCAGATTTTGCAACACCAG CTCCAGTCACCACAGGAAGGACAACACGGAGCACTGCTAAACGTACTGGCACTGCAGCCAAACGGGCCCCAAGAACAGC AAAGCGAAACCAAACAAAGACAGAAAATCAGTTTGTTACACCTGCAGCAAGTAGGCTTCCACAGAACTACCAAACGCCATTTGTCACACCCAAATTTGACCCCAG GTTGCCAATTACTCCTGCCTTCCTCCGTGAAGCAAAAGCTGGAGAGAG GATCATGAGTTTGAGTGGTTCTCCTCTCGCTAATCGAAGTGCCCCAGAGACTGTTGAAGCTTTTATTCCAATTGGTGAAGGAAAG ACTTTTCAGCTGTCGTCGGCAACTGAGTTGAGCCCTCGCTCCTTGCCCACACTAAACGATGTTGGACGAAAGAATTTGGAGTTGCTTCAG ATGCAGCTATCCCGTCTTCTTAAGGTCCCCAATACTTGA